A genome region from Akkermansiaceae bacterium includes the following:
- the argB gene encoding acetylglutamate kinase: MNPAEKADALIEALPYLQAFRSKTILIKMGGSAMEDPDLVANVMRDIVFLEVAGINPIVVHGGGKAISAAMEKSGIEAKFINGLRYTSDEAIDIVSRVLSNEINPGLVRMIRDFGGKAIGIPGTDIFLGEKMKATGSDGGQVDLGRVGEVIGCQLANMDTAHKAGIVPVISPLASELATGKPLNINADLAAAALAKELRVSKLVYLSDVPGLLSDAKDTSTLIKSINRAQADALIADGTISGGMIPKVRSAVDALNAGVRKVHFVDGRLPHALLLEIFTDGGIGTEVIR, encoded by the coding sequence ATGAACCCCGCCGAAAAAGCCGACGCCCTCATCGAAGCCCTGCCCTACCTCCAGGCCTTCCGTTCCAAGACCATCCTCATCAAGATGGGCGGTTCCGCCATGGAGGATCCGGATCTCGTCGCGAACGTGATGCGTGACATCGTCTTTCTCGAAGTGGCGGGTATCAACCCCATCGTCGTCCACGGCGGCGGCAAGGCGATCTCCGCCGCCATGGAGAAATCCGGAATCGAGGCGAAGTTCATCAACGGTCTCCGCTACACCTCCGACGAGGCCATCGACATCGTCTCCCGCGTGCTTTCCAACGAGATCAACCCCGGCCTCGTCCGCATGATCCGCGACTTCGGCGGCAAGGCCATCGGCATCCCCGGCACCGACATCTTCCTCGGCGAGAAAATGAAAGCCACCGGCTCCGACGGCGGACAGGTCGATCTCGGGCGCGTCGGCGAGGTCATCGGCTGCCAGCTCGCGAACATGGACACCGCCCACAAGGCGGGCATCGTTCCGGTCATTTCCCCCCTCGCCTCCGAGCTCGCCACCGGCAAGCCGCTCAACATCAACGCCGACCTCGCCGCCGCCGCCCTCGCCAAGGAACTCCGCGTCTCCAAGCTCGTCTATCTCTCCGACGTCCCCGGCCTGCTTTCCGACGCGAAAGATACCTCCACCCTCATCAAATCCATCAACCGCGCCCAAGCCGACGCGCTCATCGCCGACGGCACGATCTCCGGCGGCATGATCCCCAAAGTCCGCTCCGCCGTGGACGCCCTCAACGCCGGGGTCCGCAAGGTCCACTTCGTCGATGGCCGCCTGCCGCACGCGCTGCTTCTGGAAATTTTCACCGATGGCGGCATCGGCACGGAGGTCATCCGTTAG